CAAGGTCAGTTTAGCCGGATCATGATTGGGCTGAAAAAATGGCGTTTCCACCAGCACACGTCCTGTAGTGCCCACCACTTCCACCATTTGTTGGTGCTCGGACTGGGTTCCGCAAACAAATGATGCTTGTATCCCATCAAAATCCATCAATGCCGTCACCAAACGATCTACGCCAAAAACCGGATCGTTTTCCACCAAGCCCATTACCCGCTTCGGTTCGCACGCTGCAAGCCACCTCGTCACCGAGATGCAGTAGCACCCAACGTCCAAGAGACCGCCACCGCCGGGTAAATTGCCATTCCGAATGTTTGCGGGATCGTCGTTAAAATAGGTAAAAACGGAGCGGATAGACTGAAGTCGGCCAATTTCTCCGGCAGCAATCCAGTTCCGCACTTGCTCCCACTGCGGATGAAAGCGGTACATAAACGCCTCCATCACCTTTAGCTTAGGAAATTCTGTAACAGCTTCGGCAAGCGATAGCGCCTCCTTCGCCGTTAAAGTGAGTGGTTTTTCACAAAGGACATGTTTTCCGGCATTCAACGCCGCTAACGTCAAAGGTAAGTGCAAGTGATTCGGCAAAGGGTTGTACACCACATCCACTTCGGGATCGGCCAAGAGGGCCTCGTAACTTCCATAGGTTTTGGGAATGCCCAACTTCGCCCCAATCCGAGCGGCATGGTCGGTATTACGAGACGAAATGGCCACCACATCGGCTTGGTCACTGGCCTGTAAAGCCGGAATAACGGCATTAAGGCCAATGCGTGCAGTGCTAAGAATACCCCAACGGAGGCGTTGAGTAGGCTGTTTTTGCATAAGGGTACTTCAGGGGAATGAATCCAACGTACAATACTTTCAAGCGGAAATATTCCGTTTAGTTGCCACAAAATAAAGATAAGCGGCTCCAAAATCTATTGAAAGTT
Above is a genomic segment from Rhodothermia bacterium containing:
- a CDS encoding Gfo/Idh/MocA family oxidoreductase; translation: MQKQPTQRLRWGILSTARIGLNAVIPALQASDQADVVAISSRNTDHAARIGAKLGIPKTYGSYEALLADPEVDVVYNPLPNHLHLPLTLAALNAGKHVLCEKPLTLTAKEALSLAEAVTEFPKLKVMEAFMYRFHPQWEQVRNWIAAGEIGRLQSIRSVFTYFNDDPANIRNGNLPGGGGLLDVGCYCISVTRWLAACEPKRVMGLVENDPVFGVDRLVTALMDFDGIQASFVCGTQSEHQQMVEVVGTTGRVLVETPFFQPNHDPAKLTLVKEGRSVVWESEPVNSYVQMCEAFTAAILGTKSMPIPLVDSLANMRIIDAIFTSQEQDKWVEFPQSGSIEA